A window of the Amycolatopsis solani genome harbors these coding sequences:
- a CDS encoding o-succinylbenzoate synthase: protein MKVYAIPLRTRFRGITVREGVLLRGPAGWGEFCPFADYSDAESAPWLRAALEASETGWPAPVRDRVEVNTTVPVVGPEQAYELVRASGCRTAKVKVADPRVSLADDCARVEAVRDALGPDGAIRVDANTAWDVDTAVRAITDLDKAAGGLEYAEQPCPTIDDLAAVRRRVGVRIAADESIRRAEDPLKVAVAGAADIAVLKVAPLGGVRRALEVAEACGLPCVVSSAVETSVGLAAGLALAGALPELEFACGLGTISLLEGDVCADSLSPVDGYLPVLRQAPEPTGGYRAPEGARAAWEARLARVRELS, encoded by the coding sequence ATGAAGGTCTACGCGATTCCCCTGCGCACCCGGTTCCGCGGCATCACCGTCCGGGAAGGCGTCCTGCTGCGCGGCCCGGCCGGCTGGGGCGAGTTCTGCCCGTTCGCCGACTACTCGGATGCCGAGAGCGCGCCGTGGCTGCGGGCGGCGCTGGAGGCGAGTGAAACCGGCTGGCCGGCGCCGGTCCGCGACCGGGTCGAGGTGAACACGACCGTCCCGGTGGTCGGGCCCGAGCAGGCCTACGAACTCGTGCGCGCGTCCGGCTGCCGCACGGCCAAGGTGAAGGTCGCGGACCCGCGCGTCTCCCTGGCGGACGATTGCGCGCGGGTCGAGGCGGTCCGCGACGCGCTCGGCCCGGACGGCGCGATCCGCGTCGACGCCAACACGGCCTGGGACGTCGACACGGCGGTCCGCGCGATCACCGACCTCGACAAGGCCGCGGGCGGGCTGGAGTACGCGGAACAGCCGTGCCCGACGATCGACGACCTGGCCGCGGTGCGCCGCCGGGTGGGCGTCCGGATCGCCGCCGACGAGTCGATCCGCCGCGCGGAGGACCCGCTGAAGGTGGCGGTCGCCGGGGCGGCGGACATCGCGGTGCTGAAGGTGGCGCCGCTCGGGGGCGTGCGCCGGGCGCTGGAGGTCGCGGAGGCGTGCGGCCTGCCGTGTGTGGTGTCCTCGGCGGTGGAGACGAGCGTCGGCCTCGCGGCCGGGCTGGCGCTGGCGGGCGCGCTCCCGGAACTCGAATTCGCTTGTGGACTGGGCACGATCTCGTTGCTGGAAGGGGACGTCTGCGCCGACTCACTGTCCCCTGTGGACGGTTACCTGCCGGTCCTGCGCCAGGCGCCGGAGCCCACCGGCGGGTACCGGGCACCGGAAGGGGCGCGAGCCGCGTGGGAAGCCCGCCTGGCGAGGGTGCGCGAGTTGTCGTGA
- a CDS encoding AfsR/SARP family transcriptional regulator yields the protein MVLDFRVLGPAEVTADGRPVPLGGSRPLIVLAGLLLRANRVVPVDELGRWLWSDDRRRSKGALQTYVLRLRRALGDQVSIRTESGGYLIELDDGLLDLSRFRALAARGKAALDRGESRQAAAHFAEALEQWRGPALLNVESDALHRDEAGQLAEERLRVREQWADALLEVGEYATVIPELTRLTRENPLRERLHEQLMAALYRSGRQADALDVYGRISRVLADELGLDPGPSLQRTRQAILTGADEPARLARYRLGAEPQVPHQLPADLRSFSGRECDLKALHALLPEAVDAGASTPIASVEGMGGVGKTTLAVHFAHEIADRFPGGQVYLNLRGYGPGEPVEPSTALEAMLTALGVPCDAIPADLDGRAASWRTHTAGRRLLVLLDNANRTEQVRPLLPGPGCLVVITSRWQLRALVATHGARRIALEELGDEDAVELLAATIGVERVARDPAAAERFVRYCGGLPLAIRILAVRAAQFPDLPLDEFAGSLSGDLLGSFDLADGEGTNIRSVLSYSYQALQPPAARLLRLLGLATGADFTAPVAAAVAGLDLATARAVLETLASAHLLAQPRPGRYQFHDLIRAYAGEVASQVDSASQRSEALDRLLGWYLASALDASRRMRPERYYRLLELDDLDGGLTFTSHHEALDWFVEESGNLIAAVHLARRLGRDDVCWKLAWLLQSYFVTRSRLDDWRSVFTVALEAARSSGHRPGEAGILSGLGVVNGVARRYAESRSYLEQVLAIQRELGAREGEARAQYNLALASHNLDEYAVAYEHGKQALEIVRELGMGQFEASVLRALGDVCTSMGDHEQALRLADAALAVVGADGQPVDTRFTQHTRGLALIGLGRFDEGIACIRDSVSMFFEMGEQYEAADVLAQLGTIYARYGEVTLARECWLSSVRLLTELGHPDADDVRAKLAALVSTGG from the coding sequence GTGGTCCTCGACTTCCGCGTGCTGGGTCCGGCCGAGGTCACGGCCGACGGCCGCCCGGTACCGCTCGGGGGCAGCCGGCCGCTGATCGTGCTGGCCGGTCTTCTGCTGCGCGCGAACCGGGTCGTGCCGGTCGACGAGCTGGGCCGCTGGCTGTGGAGCGACGACCGCCGCCGGTCGAAGGGCGCGCTGCAGACGTACGTGCTGCGCCTGCGCCGCGCGCTGGGCGACCAGGTGTCGATCCGCACCGAAAGCGGCGGCTACCTCATCGAACTCGACGACGGCCTGCTCGACCTGTCCCGGTTCCGCGCGCTCGCCGCCCGCGGCAAGGCGGCGCTGGACCGGGGCGAGAGCCGCCAGGCGGCCGCGCACTTCGCCGAAGCGCTCGAGCAGTGGCGCGGGCCGGCCCTGCTCAACGTCGAGTCCGACGCGCTCCACCGCGACGAAGCCGGCCAGCTGGCCGAAGAACGGCTGCGCGTCCGCGAACAGTGGGCGGACGCGCTGCTCGAAGTCGGCGAATACGCCACCGTCATCCCCGAACTGACGCGGCTGACCAGGGAAAACCCCTTGCGGGAGCGGTTGCACGAGCAGCTGATGGCCGCGCTGTACCGCTCGGGGCGCCAGGCGGACGCGCTCGACGTGTACGGCCGGATCAGCCGGGTGCTGGCCGACGAACTCGGGCTCGACCCCGGGCCGTCGCTGCAGCGCACCCGGCAGGCGATCCTGACCGGCGCCGACGAGCCCGCCCGGCTGGCGCGCTACCGGCTCGGCGCCGAACCGCAGGTGCCGCACCAGCTGCCCGCCGACCTGCGGAGCTTCTCCGGGCGCGAGTGCGACCTCAAGGCGTTGCACGCGCTGCTGCCGGAGGCGGTCGACGCCGGCGCGTCCACGCCGATCGCGTCCGTCGAAGGCATGGGCGGCGTGGGCAAGACGACGCTGGCCGTGCACTTCGCGCACGAGATCGCCGACCGGTTCCCCGGCGGGCAGGTCTACCTCAACCTGCGGGGGTACGGCCCCGGCGAGCCGGTCGAGCCGTCGACGGCGCTGGAGGCGATGCTCACCGCGCTCGGCGTGCCGTGCGACGCGATCCCGGCCGACCTCGACGGCCGCGCGGCGAGCTGGCGCACGCACACCGCGGGACGGCGGCTGCTGGTCCTGCTCGACAACGCCAACCGCACCGAGCAGGTGCGCCCGCTGCTGCCCGGCCCGGGCTGCCTGGTCGTGATCACCAGCCGCTGGCAGCTGCGCGCGCTGGTCGCGACGCACGGCGCGCGGCGGATCGCGCTGGAGGAGCTCGGCGACGAGGACGCCGTCGAGCTGCTCGCGGCCACGATCGGCGTCGAGCGGGTGGCCCGCGACCCGGCGGCGGCCGAGCGGTTCGTGCGCTACTGCGGCGGGCTGCCCCTGGCCATCCGGATCCTCGCGGTGCGCGCGGCGCAGTTCCCCGACCTGCCGCTCGACGAGTTCGCCGGTTCGCTTTCCGGCGACCTGCTCGGCTCGTTCGACCTCGCCGACGGCGAAGGGACGAACATCCGCTCGGTGCTTTCGTACTCGTACCAGGCATTGCAGCCCCCGGCGGCGCGGCTGCTGCGGCTGCTCGGCCTGGCCACCGGCGCCGACTTCACCGCGCCGGTGGCGGCCGCGGTCGCCGGTCTGGACCTGGCGACGGCCCGTGCGGTCCTGGAGACCTTGGCGTCCGCGCACCTGCTCGCCCAGCCGCGGCCGGGCCGCTACCAGTTCCACGACCTGATCCGGGCGTACGCGGGCGAAGTCGCGTCACAGGTCGACTCGGCTTCGCAGCGATCCGAGGCGCTGGACCGGTTGCTGGGCTGGTACCTGGCGTCGGCGCTGGACGCGTCCCGCCGGATGCGCCCGGAGCGCTACTACCGGCTGCTGGAACTCGACGACCTCGACGGCGGTCTGACGTTCACTTCCCACCACGAGGCCCTCGACTGGTTCGTCGAAGAGTCCGGGAACCTCATCGCCGCGGTGCACCTCGCGCGGCGCCTCGGCCGCGACGACGTCTGCTGGAAGCTGGCCTGGCTGCTGCAAAGCTACTTCGTGACGCGCTCGCGGCTGGACGACTGGCGTTCGGTGTTCACGGTGGCGCTCGAAGCAGCCCGCTCGAGCGGCCACCGCCCCGGCGAGGCGGGCATCCTCAGCGGCCTCGGCGTCGTCAACGGCGTCGCCCGGCGGTACGCGGAGTCGCGGAGCTACCTGGAGCAGGTGCTGGCGATCCAGCGCGAGCTCGGCGCGCGGGAGGGCGAAGCGCGGGCGCAGTACAACCTGGCGCTGGCTTCGCACAACCTGGACGAGTACGCGGTGGCGTACGAACACGGCAAACAGGCCCTGGAGATCGTCCGCGAGCTGGGGATGGGGCAGTTCGAAGCGAGCGTGCTGCGCGCACTCGGCGACGTCTGCACGTCGATGGGCGACCACGAGCAGGCCCTGCGCCTGGCCGACGCGGCACTGGCCGTCGTCGGCGCGGACGGTCAGCCGGTGGACACCCGCTTCACCCAGCACACCCGAGGGCTGGCCTTGATCGGCCTCGGCCGGTTCGACGAGGGCATCGCGTGCATCCGCGACTCGGTCTCGATGTTCTTCGAGATGGGCGAGCAGTACGAGGCCGCGGACGTCCTCGCCCAGCTGGGCACCATTTATGCGAGGTATGGCGAAGTGACGTTGGCCCGCGAGTGCTGGCTCAGCTCGGTCCGGCTGCTGACGGAACTGGGCCACCCCGACGCGGACGACGTCCGCGCCAAACTGGCGGCGCTGGTGAGTACGGGAGGGTGA
- a CDS encoding DUF72 domain-containing protein, whose translation MRTIAEIRIGTSGWRYPPWRGVFYPPGLAQRRELEYLSRQMNAVEINGSFYSLQRPERYRAWFDETPAGFLFAVKGGRFITHMKQLRDVETALANFYASGVLALGAKLGPFLWQLPPRLAFDPDRLANFFALLPRTTTDAVELAKKHDGNLKSDPYLESGPKRPLKHALEVRHPSFAQPAATHLLREHDIALVVADTAGKWPFLEEQTSDFSYVRLHGDEELYVSGYSDRALRVWADKIERWHDGGRRDVHVYFDNDVKVQAPRNAECLAELLGIRGQ comes from the coding sequence GTGAGGACGATCGCCGAAATCCGGATCGGGACCTCGGGGTGGCGTTACCCGCCCTGGCGCGGGGTTTTCTACCCACCCGGGCTCGCCCAACGCCGCGAGCTCGAATACCTCTCGCGCCAGATGAACGCCGTCGAGATCAACGGCTCCTTCTACTCGCTCCAGCGCCCCGAGCGCTACCGCGCGTGGTTCGACGAGACCCCGGCCGGCTTCCTCTTCGCCGTCAAAGGTGGTCGCTTCATCACGCACATGAAGCAGCTCCGAGACGTCGAGACCGCGCTCGCGAACTTCTACGCCTCCGGGGTCCTCGCCCTCGGGGCGAAACTGGGCCCGTTCCTCTGGCAACTCCCGCCGCGGCTGGCGTTCGACCCCGATCGGCTCGCGAACTTCTTCGCGCTCCTGCCCCGCACCACCACCGACGCCGTCGAGCTGGCCAAGAAGCACGACGGCAACCTCAAAAGCGATCCCTACCTCGAAAGCGGCCCGAAAAGACCCCTCAAGCACGCGCTCGAAGTCCGGCACCCCAGCTTCGCCCAGCCCGCAGCGACGCACCTGCTGCGGGAGCACGACATCGCCCTCGTCGTCGCCGACACCGCGGGCAAGTGGCCGTTCCTCGAAGAGCAGACCTCGGACTTCAGCTACGTCCGGCTGCACGGCGACGAAGAGCTCTACGTCAGCGGCTACTCCGACCGAGCACTCCGCGTCTGGGCCGACAAGATCGAGCGCTGGCACGACGGCGGACGGCGGGACGTGCACGTCTACTTCGACAACGACGTCAAGGTCCAGGCGCCGCGCAACGCCGAGTGCCTCGCCGAGCTGCTCGGGATTCGCGGGCAGTGA
- a CDS encoding DUF4253 domain-containing protein has translation MTIAPLRPGTPAPPVQTLPPGSWHGRLWVSDLPLTRPERYLGCVAEFERSGLWPVLIPHDQRFAANGEDWIDDRGRLAPAGHRVPSADPAAALARWWDTSCCDGACLRPFGARFPGLAKRSPRKSDPLAEAGNTGSILATRAPHRLGLVQTERPADIPALLGWTGMIKCTDQVAELSAVLRSWEDRFGATLVVLGFDAIELSVAAPPRNQARALTVAAEHRAFSLPTFAGQPGNLREYASGLVQSRHWRFSWA, from the coding sequence ATGACGATCGCACCGCTCCGCCCCGGTACGCCCGCGCCGCCGGTCCAGACCCTGCCACCGGGGTCGTGGCACGGCCGGCTGTGGGTGTCCGACCTGCCCTTGACCCGGCCAGAGCGCTACCTCGGCTGCGTGGCCGAGTTCGAGCGGTCGGGCCTGTGGCCGGTGCTGATCCCCCACGACCAGCGCTTCGCGGCGAACGGCGAGGACTGGATCGACGACCGCGGCCGCCTGGCCCCGGCCGGCCACCGCGTCCCGTCCGCCGACCCGGCGGCGGCCTTGGCCCGCTGGTGGGACACCTCCTGCTGCGACGGCGCCTGCCTCCGCCCGTTCGGCGCCCGCTTCCCCGGGCTGGCGAAGCGAAGCCCACGCAAGTCGGACCCACTGGCGGAAGCGGGCAACACGGGTTCGATCCTGGCCACCCGAGCCCCGCACCGGCTCGGCCTGGTCCAGACCGAGCGCCCGGCCGACATCCCTGCGTTGTTGGGCTGGACGGGGATGATCAAGTGCACGGACCAGGTGGCCGAGCTGTCGGCGGTGCTGCGCAGCTGGGAGGACCGCTTCGGAGCAACGCTGGTGGTGCTGGGCTTCGACGCGATCGAGCTGTCGGTGGCGGCCCCACCCAGGAACCAGGCGAGGGCACTGACGGTGGCGGCGGAGCACCGGGCGTTCAGCTTGCCGACGTTCGCCGGGCAGCCGGGAAACCTGCGCGAGTACGCGTCGGGGTTGGTGCAGTCCCGGCACTGGAGGTTCTCCTGGGCGTAG
- a CDS encoding PrsW family intramembrane metalloprotease — MNGKAAQLAAIEESGWGVPFRFTQPHNLAFWVYLLGLGGGALAIVRYFGTSGFYAPALTGGVLLFALYLVPWLLLLRRQNRYTAQPGGLLAAGFAWGGVAATFWIALPANTALLEIWAKVGGTAFAGDWAAGLSAPITEEWGKALGLVLLIGLAPRLVRSAYDGFIIGAFIGLGFQVFEDVLYVYNGAAQTFGANQLGTSLQVFLVRGASGVVSHALFSAIFGAGLLWVLGRARGERRVVLGVLTMAMAMAFHFAWDDMTGLGGGGPLTVVLPFAIAAVELVALFAVLRRAARRERSWMRDLLGPEVDAGVVTPALLDAVSGLRKDREKFRKQVHSRRRSRHLLDAAGDLAREISRAGGTETARVAHARAELERLT, encoded by the coding sequence GTGAACGGCAAGGCGGCCCAACTGGCCGCGATCGAGGAGTCGGGCTGGGGCGTGCCGTTCCGCTTCACCCAGCCGCACAACCTGGCCTTCTGGGTGTACCTGCTCGGCCTCGGCGGTGGCGCGCTGGCGATCGTGCGGTACTTCGGCACCAGCGGCTTCTACGCCCCGGCGCTGACCGGCGGCGTGCTGTTGTTCGCGCTGTACCTGGTGCCGTGGTTGTTGTTGCTGCGCCGTCAGAACCGCTACACCGCCCAGCCGGGCGGGCTCCTCGCGGCGGGCTTCGCCTGGGGCGGCGTCGCCGCGACGTTCTGGATCGCGCTCCCGGCCAACACCGCGCTGCTGGAGATCTGGGCGAAGGTCGGCGGCACCGCCTTCGCCGGCGACTGGGCCGCGGGCCTCAGCGCCCCGATCACCGAGGAATGGGGCAAGGCGCTCGGGCTCGTCCTGCTGATCGGGCTCGCCCCGCGGCTGGTCCGCAGTGCCTACGACGGTTTCATCATCGGCGCGTTCATCGGCCTGGGCTTCCAGGTGTTCGAGGACGTGCTCTACGTCTACAACGGCGCCGCGCAGACGTTCGGCGCGAACCAGCTCGGCACTTCGCTGCAGGTGTTCCTCGTGCGCGGCGCGTCCGGGGTGGTGTCGCACGCGCTGTTCAGCGCCATCTTCGGCGCCGGGCTGCTGTGGGTGCTGGGCCGCGCGCGGGGCGAGCGCCGGGTGGTGCTCGGCGTGCTGACCATGGCGATGGCGATGGCGTTCCACTTCGCCTGGGACGACATGACCGGCCTCGGCGGCGGTGGCCCGCTGACGGTGGTGCTGCCGTTCGCGATCGCGGCCGTGGAGCTCGTCGCCCTGTTCGCCGTGCTGCGCCGGGCCGCCCGCCGGGAGCGGAGCTGGATGCGGGACCTGCTCGGGCCGGAGGTCGACGCCGGGGTGGTCACGCCGGCGCTGCTCGACGCGGTCAGCGGACTGCGCAAGGACCGCGAGAAGTTCCGCAAGCAGGTGCACAGCCGGCGCCGGTCGCGCCACCTCCTCGACGCCGCGGGCGACCTCGCGCGGGAGATCTCCCGCGCCGGCGGCACCGAGACCGCACGGGTGGCGCACGCCCGTGCCGAACTCGAACGGCTCACCTGA
- a CDS encoding DNA repair helicase XPB — protein sequence MTDGPLIVQSDKTVLLEVDHPQADDARISIAPFAELERAPEHVHTYRITPLALWNARAAGHDAEQVVDALTTYSRFPVPQPLLIDVVDVMGRFGRLQIANHPAHGLVMSTTDRAVLTEVIRNKKISPMLGARIDEDTVIVHPSERGRLKQALLKVGWPAEDLAGYVDGEAHPIALDETDWQLRDYQRQAAEAFWAGGSGVVVLPCGAGKTMVGAAAMAKAAATTLILVTNTVAGRQWKRELIARTSLTEEEIGEYSGEKKEIRPVTIATYQVITRKTKGEYKHLELFDSRDWGLVVYDEVHLLPAPVFRMTADLQSRRRLGLTATLVREDGREGDVFSLIGPKRYDVPWRDIEAQGWIAPAECTEVRVTLTDAERLEYATAEADERYKLAATALTKTPVIKSIVQKHAGEPTLVIGAYLDQLEMLGDELDAPVIQGATRNKEREELFDKFRRGEIRTLVVSKVANFSIDLPEASVAIQISGTFGSRQEEAQRLGRLLRPKGDGRQAHFYSIVSRDTVDTEYAAHRQRFLAEQGYAYHIVDADDLLRPL from the coding sequence GTGACTGATGGCCCGCTGATCGTCCAGTCCGACAAGACCGTGCTCCTGGAGGTCGACCACCCCCAGGCCGACGACGCGCGGATCTCCATCGCGCCGTTCGCCGAGCTCGAACGGGCGCCGGAGCACGTGCACACCTACCGGATCACGCCGCTGGCCTTGTGGAACGCGCGAGCCGCCGGCCACGACGCCGAGCAGGTCGTCGACGCGCTGACGACGTACTCCCGCTTCCCGGTGCCGCAGCCGCTGCTGATCGACGTCGTCGACGTGATGGGCCGGTTCGGGCGGCTGCAGATCGCCAACCACCCGGCGCACGGGCTGGTCATGTCGACCACCGACCGCGCGGTGCTGACCGAGGTGATCCGGAACAAGAAGATCAGCCCGATGCTCGGCGCCCGGATCGACGAGGACACGGTCATCGTGCACCCGTCCGAGCGCGGGCGGCTCAAGCAGGCGCTGCTGAAGGTCGGCTGGCCGGCCGAGGACCTCGCCGGGTACGTCGACGGCGAGGCGCACCCGATCGCGCTCGACGAGACGGACTGGCAGCTGCGCGACTACCAGCGCCAAGCCGCGGAGGCGTTCTGGGCGGGCGGCTCCGGCGTCGTCGTGCTGCCGTGCGGCGCGGGCAAGACGATGGTCGGCGCGGCGGCGATGGCGAAGGCCGCGGCGACGACGCTGATCCTGGTGACCAACACGGTCGCCGGGCGGCAGTGGAAGCGCGAGCTGATCGCGCGGACGTCGCTGACCGAGGAGGAGATCGGCGAGTACTCCGGCGAGAAGAAGGAGATCCGGCCGGTCACCATCGCCACCTACCAGGTGATCACCCGCAAGACCAAGGGCGAGTACAAGCACCTGGAGCTGTTCGACTCGCGCGACTGGGGCCTGGTCGTCTACGACGAGGTCCACCTGCTGCCGGCCCCGGTGTTCCGGATGACGGCGGACCTGCAGTCGCGCCGCCGCCTCGGCCTGACCGCGACACTGGTGCGCGAGGACGGCCGCGAGGGCGACGTCTTCTCGCTGATCGGCCCGAAGCGCTACGACGTGCCGTGGCGCGACATCGAGGCGCAGGGCTGGATCGCGCCGGCGGAGTGCACCGAAGTCCGCGTGACGCTGACCGACGCCGAACGGCTCGAGTACGCGACGGCCGAAGCCGACGAGCGCTACAAGCTGGCCGCGACGGCGTTGACGAAGACCCCGGTGATCAAGTCGATCGTGCAGAAGCACGCCGGCGAGCCGACGCTGGTCATCGGCGCCTACCTCGACCAGCTGGAGATGCTCGGCGACGAACTCGACGCGCCGGTCATCCAGGGCGCGACCCGCAACAAGGAGCGCGAGGAGCTGTTCGACAAGTTCCGCCGCGGCGAGATCCGGACACTCGTGGTGTCGAAGGTCGCGAACTTCTCGATCGACCTGCCCGAAGCGTCGGTGGCGATCCAGATCTCGGGCACGTTCGGCTCCCGGCAGGAGGAAGCCCAGCGGCTCGGGCGGCTGCTGCGCCCCAAGGGCGACGGCAGGCAGGCGCACTTCTACTCGATCGTCTCGCGCGACACCGTCGACACGGAGTACGCGGCCCACCGGCAGCGGTTCCTCGCGGAGCAGGGGTACGCGTACCACATCGTGGACGCGGACGACCTGCTCCGCCCGCTGTGA
- a CDS encoding LppU/SCO3897 family protein, translated as MTTPPSDDNPFRTPDYATHHAPMPPVQGQPAIPHWFTVKVRITLAACVVLALALGSLAALGLNAVGSTGTPENGDCLYLTRESGDRTAYHRVGCGSDRATYKVENTYRSGIACASGDYVRFRTGSGAGRTLCLALNVQSGDCVRGIEDETTITKVSCTDPAAQDRVQVVSGFGDEDACGEHADKVLMYQGPPRRTVCLVKTGENI; from the coding sequence TTGACCACACCACCGTCCGACGACAACCCGTTCCGGACGCCCGACTACGCCACGCACCACGCGCCGATGCCACCCGTTCAGGGGCAGCCGGCCATCCCGCACTGGTTCACCGTGAAGGTGCGGATCACGCTCGCCGCCTGCGTCGTGCTGGCGCTGGCCCTCGGCTCGCTGGCCGCGCTGGGTCTCAACGCGGTGGGCAGCACGGGCACGCCGGAAAACGGCGACTGCCTGTACCTGACGCGGGAGAGCGGCGACCGGACCGCCTACCACCGCGTCGGCTGCGGCTCGGACCGCGCGACGTACAAGGTGGAGAACACCTACCGCTCGGGCATCGCGTGCGCGTCCGGCGACTACGTGCGGTTCCGGACCGGCTCCGGGGCGGGCCGCACGCTCTGCCTGGCGCTGAACGTCCAGTCCGGCGACTGCGTGCGCGGCATCGAGGACGAGACGACCATCACCAAGGTGAGCTGCACCGATCCGGCCGCCCAGGACCGCGTCCAGGTCGTCTCCGGCTTCGGTGACGAAGACGCCTGCGGCGAGCACGCGGACAAGGTCCTCATGTACCAGGGCCCGCCGCGGCGGACGGTCTGCCTGGTGAAGACCGGCGAGAACATCTAG